From the genome of Oxyura jamaicensis isolate SHBP4307 breed ruddy duck chromosome 2, BPBGC_Ojam_1.0, whole genome shotgun sequence, one region includes:
- the LOC118161126 gene encoding GTPase IMAP family member 6-like: MRLILAGKAGGGKSATGNTLLGKRVFESKLSTTPVTVSCAKAQGHWDGEDFTVVDTADIFNPSDASDEVYREIIRCIRLSSPGPHALLLVTQLGRFTEEDKEAVERLQDIFGAGVLRHTIVIFTRAEELAGRSLHSYVSRTDNKALRKLIQRCENRYCGFNNRAAGAKRDQQVAELMGMVCFMVWKNGNEYYCNMMYLEPNLTEEKVRYQMARYRAGRRKRRWFSCRGAVMAFGLIVFTTAVISLGFYIARLRWIPAPQNH, from the coding sequence ATGAGGCTGATCCTGGCTGGGAAGGCTGGTGGGGGGAAAAGCGCCACGGGGAACACCCTCCTCGGGAAACGTGTCTTTGAGTCCAAGCTGTCCACCACGCCGGTGACCGTGAGCTGTGCGAAAGCGCAAGGGCACTGGGACGGCGAGGACTTCACGGTGGTTGACACGGCCGACATTTTCAACCCAAGTGATGCCAGTGATGAGGTGTACCGAGAAATTATCCGCTGCATCAGGCTGTCCTCCCCGGGCCCCCACGCGCTGCTGCTGGTGACCCAGCTGGGCCGATTCACCGAGGAGGACAAGGAGGCCGTAGAGAGACTGCAGGACATCTTTGGAGCTGGTGTTTTGAGGCACACCATCGTCATATTCACCCGTGCAGAAGAGCTGGCGGGGAGATCTCTGCACAGCTACGTGTCCCGTACTGACAACAAAGCTCTCCGCAAGCTGATCCAGAGGTGTGAGAACAGGTACTGCGGCTTCAACAACCGGGCAGCTGGAGCCAAACGGGACCAGCAGGTCGCGGAGCTGATGGGGATGGTCTGCTTCATGGTATGGAAGAATGGGAACGAGTATTACTGCAATATGATGTACCTGGAGCCCAATTTAACAGAGGAGAAGGTGAGGTATCAAATGGCGAGGtacagagcaggcaggagaaagaggaggtgGTTCAGCTGCAGGGGAGCTGTCATGGCCTTTGGGCTGATTGTCTTCACCACGGCTGTGATTTCCCTGGGTTTCTATATCGCACGGCTGCGATGGATCCCAGCACCACAGAACCACTGA